One Geotrypetes seraphini chromosome 15, aGeoSer1.1, whole genome shotgun sequence genomic window carries:
- the POLR2J gene encoding DNA-directed RNA polymerase II subunit RPB11-a isoform X1 has product MNIHRARATWESQFGTWGCDESGLIRPFSRITITKDTKVPNACLFTINKEDHTLGNIIKSQLLKDPQVLFAGYKVPHPLEHKIIIRLQTTPDYSPQEAFTNAITDLISELSLLEERFRVAIKDKQEGIE; this is encoded by the exons ATGAATATTCATCGGGCTCGAGCCACGTGGGAAAGCCAGTTTGGGACTTGGG GCTGTGATGAAAGTGGCCTTATCCGGCCCTTCTCAAG gataACAATCACAAAAGACACTAAAGTACCAAATGCTTGCTTGTTTACAATCAATAAGGAAGACCACACTCTGGGAAATATCATCAAATC ACAATTACTGAAGGACCCTCAAGTCTTGTTTGCTGGTTACAAAGTTCCTCATCCTTTAGAGCACAAAATAATCATTCGGCTTCAGACCACTCCAGACTATAGCCCTCAGGAAGCCTTCACCAATGCAATCACAGACCTGATCAGTGAGCTCTCCCTCTTGGAGGAGAGGTTCAGA gTTGCTATTAAAGATAAACAAGAAGGAATTGAATGA
- the POLR2J gene encoding DNA-directed RNA polymerase II subunit RPB11-a isoform X2, with protein MNAPPAFESFLLFDGEKKITITKDTKVPNACLFTINKEDHTLGNIIKSQLLKDPQVLFAGYKVPHPLEHKIIIRLQTTPDYSPQEAFTNAITDLISELSLLEERFRVAIKDKQEGIE; from the exons ATGAACGCGCCGCCCGCCTTCGAGTCGTTCCTGCTGTTCGACGGCGAGAAAAA gataACAATCACAAAAGACACTAAAGTACCAAATGCTTGCTTGTTTACAATCAATAAGGAAGACCACACTCTGGGAAATATCATCAAATC ACAATTACTGAAGGACCCTCAAGTCTTGTTTGCTGGTTACAAAGTTCCTCATCCTTTAGAGCACAAAATAATCATTCGGCTTCAGACCACTCCAGACTATAGCCCTCAGGAAGCCTTCACCAATGCAATCACAGACCTGATCAGTGAGCTCTCCCTCTTGGAGGAGAGGTTCAGA gTTGCTATTAAAGATAAACAAGAAGGAATTGAATGA